From the Oncorhynchus nerka isolate Pitt River linkage group LG20, Oner_Uvic_2.0, whole genome shotgun sequence genome, one window contains:
- the phc3 gene encoding polyhomeotic-like protein 3 isoform X2, which translates to MMDRQSPKKTEGGGESETNGTAATVTVTSNTKAVTTVANNNVAASVVIAMTTTDSTTPPSSQAPPTSLGTAPTESQAVQVIQQAIHSRPQTMAAQYLQQMYAAQQQHIILQTAALQQQQPYSSRQSPSLPSAANSTVPQSTGTSITLPASPVTGQLIGHSQSSSSTTGTITQQAMLLGNCSASCNQAQMYLRTQMLILTPAATVAAVQSDLPSVCCSSSQLSTSQVHSLAVQAHLPGALATAQSVLLKPFSTQPQTLVSSLPKMSICPLRSSQQSDTSTEASGAKPRLADITRLTSANQLIAPASYTPVQSHAVVRHQLHCPPSHKGAPHQLIIQQTTAGAHRQLHPIALRLAPQDTSPSLFPLTLQPLATPTHTTTTVQSQPGDGLPVLSSSCELPTPPPPQQTVVVSSSAPPPLLCPSLLQPQLHRQPKPPTLRLGPISQASLPRLVQSPPASLQRLSLRSVQALAVQSTGVQVSEQLPVAEAPVQMPFQNHHPPQTFQNLSQTFHNLSPPQTVAVDLKMLPATLRTQTPERREEMREERTTPPPTLSPSACSDRLCKDIQLAFTENCTGRLDFPCVPPPSRSVTHSSQDPSYTSCSPPPLLPSAAVRSPGQSASATLPGSPERAKPLILTHIIEGFVVREALQPFLPICPLMGRSSLGADQQATLPEAREVRTNGDPTPEMRTNKDSAIELRTNGERVPEESLMDAEQPDNDSDMDDTPTQDEPAAESLVDVLQCEFCGKRGYVHTFLRSKRFCSMTCVKRFNVSCTKRLSVLKVDKASRWGHRPMGRRGRPSGRVNGGTREHFLLRQVQGPYGSEETQRTLRGEEEAEDEPPVPMITRLRRQEERERVQEREGEQGRQRKDAFISSGEQTTGGQECSDNPTQWSVGQVCSYINSLPGGRDISEEFRSHEIDGQALLLLTEDHLMTAMNIKLGPALKLCAHINSLKEP; encoded by the exons ATGATGGACAGGCAGAGCCCTaaaaagacagagggaggaggagagagtgagaccaATGGGACTGCTGCTACTGTCACTGTCACCTCTAACACCAAAGCAGTTACAACGGTTGCCAACAACAACGTCGCTGCTTCAGTGGTCATCGCCATGACGACAACCGACAGCACCACGCCCCCAAGCAGTCAGGCCCCACCCACTTCTCTAGGCACCGCCCCTACAGAGAGCCAGGCGGTTCag gtgatccAGCAGGCCATCCACAGCAGGCCCCAGACCATGGCAGCTCAGTACCTGCAGCAGATGTATGCGGCCCAGCAGCAACACATCATCCTGCAGACAGCTGCGCTTCAGCAGCAACAGCCTTACAGTAGCAGACAGTCCCCCTCCTTACCCTCTGCTGCCAACAGCACGGTGCCCCAGTCAACTGGTACCTCT ATCACCCTCCCAGCCTCTCCAGTAACAGGCCAGCTGATTGGTCATTCTCAGAGTTCCAGCTCCACCACAGGCACGATTACCCAGCAGGCCATGCTCCTGGGGAATTGCTCTGCTTCCTGTAACCAAGCCCAGATGTACCTTCGCACCCAGATG TTGATTCTGACCCCTGCGGCCACGGTGGCAGCAGTCCAGTCTGACCTGCCTTCTGTCTGCTGCAGCTCCTCTCAACTCTCCACTTCACAG gtccACAGCCTTGCTGTGCAGGCCCATCTCCCAGGGGCTTTGGCCACTGCCCAGAGTGTCCTGTTGAAGCCATTCTCCACCCAGCCCCAGACGCTGGTCTCCTCTCTGCCCAAGATGTCCATCTGTCCCCTGAGGTCCAGTCAGCAATCTGACACCTCCACAGAAGCCTCTGGAGCTAAGCCTCGGCTGGCTGACATCACCAGGCTAACATCAGCAAACCAGCTTATCGCGCCTG CGTCGTACACTCCTGTCCAGTCCCATGCTGTGGTCAGGCACCAGCTGCACTGTCCTCCGAGCCATAAGGGGGCACCCCACCAGCTCATCATCCAGCAGACCACAGCAGGAGCCCACCGGCAGCTGCACCCTATCGCACTGCGCCTCGCACCCCAAgacacttccccctctctcttccctcttacCCTCCAGCCCCTGGCCACTCccacccacaccaccaccactgtccaATCCCAGCCTGGCGATGGccttccagtcctctcctcttcctgtgagctgcccaccccaccccctccccagCAGACAGTGGTAGTATCCTCATCAGCCCCTCCACCTCTTCTGTGTCCCAGCCTGCTCCAGCCCCAGCTCCACCGCCAGCCCAAGCCCCCTACCCTGCGTCTTGGCCCCATCTCCCAGGCCTCTCTCCCCAGGCTGGTCCAGTCTCCACCGGCCTCCCTCCAGAGGTTGTCCCTGCGCTCAGTCCAGGCCCTGGCAGTGCAGTCCACGGGGGTTCAGGTGTCGGAGCAACTGCCTGTGGCAGAGGCACCGGTCCAGATGCCTTTTCAGAACCATCACCCCCCCCAGACGTTCCAGAATCTATCCCAGACGTTCCATAATCTctccccaccccagactgtagcTGTGGACCTGAAGATGCTTCCAGCCACCCTACGCACCCAgaccccagagaggagagaggagatgagagaggagaggacgacCCCTCCACCCACACTCTCTCCATCGGCTTGTTCAGACAGACTCTGTAAAGACATACAGCTCGCCTTTACAGAGAACTGCACAG GCAGGTTGGATTTCCCCTGCGTCCCTCCGCCCAGCCGCTCCGTTACCCACTCGTCTCAAGACCCCTCTTACACCAGctgctcccctcctccactcctgccCTCGGCCGCGGTAAGAAGCCCCGGCCAATCCGCCTCAGCCACCCTACCAGGGAGCCCTGAGAGAGCTAAACCTCTCATCCTCACTCACATCATAGAGGGGTTCGTCGTCAGAGAGGCCCTGCAGCCGTTCCTCCCGATATGTCCACTG ATGGGCCGTTCCTCTTTGGGGGCGGACCAGCAGGCCACGCTTCCTGAAGCCCGGGAGGTGAGAACCAATGGGGATCCAACACCTGAGATGAGAACCAATAAGGATTCAGCTATAGAATTGAGAACCAATGGGGAGCGAGTGCCAGAGGAGAGCCTGATGGATGCTGAGCAGCCAGACAATGACTCAGACATGGATGATACCCCCACCCAGGACG AACCTGCTGCTGAGAGCTTGGTAGATGTGCTGCAGTGTGAGTTCTGTGGGAAGAGGGGCTACGTTCACACCTTCCTCCGATCCAAACGATTCTGCTCCATGACCTGTGTCAAGAG GTTCAATGTGAGCTGTACAAAGCGTCTGAGCGTGTTGAAGGTGGACAAGGCCAGTCGTTGGGGCCACAGGCCGATGGGCCGTAGAGGACGTCCCTCGGGGAGGGTCAACGGGGGCACCAGAGAACACTTCCTCCTCAGACAG GTGCAGGGGCCGTACGGCTCTGAAGAGACCCAGAGAACAttgaggggggaagaggaggcTGAGGATGAGCCCCCTGTCCCCATGATCACCAGGCTGCGCcggcaggaagagagggagagggtgcaggagagagagggggagcagggaagACAGAGGAAAGACGCATTCATATCCTCTGGTGAACAGACCACAGGAGGACAAGAATGTAGTGACAATCCAACACAGTGGAGCGTGGGTCAAGTCTGCTCCTACATCAACTCTCTACCAG GTGGGCGGGACATATCAGAGGAGTTCCGTTCCCACGAGATTGACGGCCAGGCCCTCCTATTGCTGACAGAGGACCACCTGATGACAGCGATGAACATCAAACTAGGACCCGCCCTCAAACTCTGTGCCCACATCAACTCTCTGAAGGAACCATGA
- the phc3 gene encoding polyhomeotic-like protein 3 isoform X3, translated as MMDRQSPKKTEGGGESETNGTAATVTVTSNTKAVTTVANNNVAASVVIAMTTTDSTTPPSSQAPPTSLGTAPTESQAVQVIQQAIHSRPQTMAAQYLQQMYAAQQQHIILQTAALQQQQPYSSRQSPSLPSAANSTVPQSTGTSITLPASPVTGQLIGHSQSSSSTTGTITQQAMLLGNCSASCNQAQMYLRTQMLILTPAATVAAVQSDLPSVCCSSSQLSTSQVSNLHQGQRSKVHSLAVQAHLPGALATAQSVLLKPFSTQPQTLVSSLPKMSICPLRSSQQSDTSTEASGAKPRLADITRLTSANQLIAPASYTPVQSHAVVRHQLHCPPSHKGAPHQLIIQQTTAGAHRQLHPIALRLAPQDTSPSLFPLTLQPLATPTHTTTTVQSQPGDGLPVLSSSCELPTPPPPQQTVVVSSSAPPPLLCPSLLQPQLHRQPKPPTLRLGPISQASLPRLVQSPPASLQRLSLRSVQALAVQSTGVQVSEQLPVAEAPVQMPFQNHHPPQTFQNLSQTFHNLSPPQTVAVDLKMLPATLRTQTPERREEMREERTTPPPTLSPSACSDRLCKDIQLAFTENCTGRLDFPCVPPPSRSVTHSSQDPSYTSCSPPPLLPSAAMGRSSLGADQQATLPEAREVRTNGDPTPEMRTNKDSAIELRTNGERVPEESLMDAEQPDNDSDMDDTPTQDEPAAESLVDVLQCEFCGKRGYVHTFLRSKRFCSMTCVKRFNVSCTKRLSVLKVDKASRWGHRPMGRRGRPSGRVNGGTREHFLLRQVQGPYGSEETQRTLRGEEEAEDEPPVPMITRLRRQEERERVQEREGEQGRQRKDAFISSGEQTTGGQECSDNPTQWSVGQVCSYINSLPGGRDISEEFRSHEIDGQALLLLTEDHLMTAMNIKLGPALKLCAHINSLKEP; from the exons ATGATGGACAGGCAGAGCCCTaaaaagacagagggaggaggagagagtgagaccaATGGGACTGCTGCTACTGTCACTGTCACCTCTAACACCAAAGCAGTTACAACGGTTGCCAACAACAACGTCGCTGCTTCAGTGGTCATCGCCATGACGACAACCGACAGCACCACGCCCCCAAGCAGTCAGGCCCCACCCACTTCTCTAGGCACCGCCCCTACAGAGAGCCAGGCGGTTCag gtgatccAGCAGGCCATCCACAGCAGGCCCCAGACCATGGCAGCTCAGTACCTGCAGCAGATGTATGCGGCCCAGCAGCAACACATCATCCTGCAGACAGCTGCGCTTCAGCAGCAACAGCCTTACAGTAGCAGACAGTCCCCCTCCTTACCCTCTGCTGCCAACAGCACGGTGCCCCAGTCAACTGGTACCTCT ATCACCCTCCCAGCCTCTCCAGTAACAGGCCAGCTGATTGGTCATTCTCAGAGTTCCAGCTCCACCACAGGCACGATTACCCAGCAGGCCATGCTCCTGGGGAATTGCTCTGCTTCCTGTAACCAAGCCCAGATGTACCTTCGCACCCAGATG TTGATTCTGACCCCTGCGGCCACGGTGGCAGCAGTCCAGTCTGACCTGCCTTCTGTCTGCTGCAGCTCCTCTCAACTCTCCACTTCACAGGTCAGCAACCTCCACCAGGGGCAAAGGTCAAAG gtccACAGCCTTGCTGTGCAGGCCCATCTCCCAGGGGCTTTGGCCACTGCCCAGAGTGTCCTGTTGAAGCCATTCTCCACCCAGCCCCAGACGCTGGTCTCCTCTCTGCCCAAGATGTCCATCTGTCCCCTGAGGTCCAGTCAGCAATCTGACACCTCCACAGAAGCCTCTGGAGCTAAGCCTCGGCTGGCTGACATCACCAGGCTAACATCAGCAAACCAGCTTATCGCGCCTG CGTCGTACACTCCTGTCCAGTCCCATGCTGTGGTCAGGCACCAGCTGCACTGTCCTCCGAGCCATAAGGGGGCACCCCACCAGCTCATCATCCAGCAGACCACAGCAGGAGCCCACCGGCAGCTGCACCCTATCGCACTGCGCCTCGCACCCCAAgacacttccccctctctcttccctcttacCCTCCAGCCCCTGGCCACTCccacccacaccaccaccactgtccaATCCCAGCCTGGCGATGGccttccagtcctctcctcttcctgtgagctgcccaccccaccccctccccagCAGACAGTGGTAGTATCCTCATCAGCCCCTCCACCTCTTCTGTGTCCCAGCCTGCTCCAGCCCCAGCTCCACCGCCAGCCCAAGCCCCCTACCCTGCGTCTTGGCCCCATCTCCCAGGCCTCTCTCCCCAGGCTGGTCCAGTCTCCACCGGCCTCCCTCCAGAGGTTGTCCCTGCGCTCAGTCCAGGCCCTGGCAGTGCAGTCCACGGGGGTTCAGGTGTCGGAGCAACTGCCTGTGGCAGAGGCACCGGTCCAGATGCCTTTTCAGAACCATCACCCCCCCCAGACGTTCCAGAATCTATCCCAGACGTTCCATAATCTctccccaccccagactgtagcTGTGGACCTGAAGATGCTTCCAGCCACCCTACGCACCCAgaccccagagaggagagaggagatgagagaggagaggacgacCCCTCCACCCACACTCTCTCCATCGGCTTGTTCAGACAGACTCTGTAAAGACATACAGCTCGCCTTTACAGAGAACTGCACAG GCAGGTTGGATTTCCCCTGCGTCCCTCCGCCCAGCCGCTCCGTTACCCACTCGTCTCAAGACCCCTCTTACACCAGctgctcccctcctccactcctgccCTCGGCCGCG ATGGGCCGTTCCTCTTTGGGGGCGGACCAGCAGGCCACGCTTCCTGAAGCCCGGGAGGTGAGAACCAATGGGGATCCAACACCTGAGATGAGAACCAATAAGGATTCAGCTATAGAATTGAGAACCAATGGGGAGCGAGTGCCAGAGGAGAGCCTGATGGATGCTGAGCAGCCAGACAATGACTCAGACATGGATGATACCCCCACCCAGGACG AACCTGCTGCTGAGAGCTTGGTAGATGTGCTGCAGTGTGAGTTCTGTGGGAAGAGGGGCTACGTTCACACCTTCCTCCGATCCAAACGATTCTGCTCCATGACCTGTGTCAAGAG GTTCAATGTGAGCTGTACAAAGCGTCTGAGCGTGTTGAAGGTGGACAAGGCCAGTCGTTGGGGCCACAGGCCGATGGGCCGTAGAGGACGTCCCTCGGGGAGGGTCAACGGGGGCACCAGAGAACACTTCCTCCTCAGACAG GTGCAGGGGCCGTACGGCTCTGAAGAGACCCAGAGAACAttgaggggggaagaggaggcTGAGGATGAGCCCCCTGTCCCCATGATCACCAGGCTGCGCcggcaggaagagagggagagggtgcaggagagagagggggagcagggaagACAGAGGAAAGACGCATTCATATCCTCTGGTGAACAGACCACAGGAGGACAAGAATGTAGTGACAATCCAACACAGTGGAGCGTGGGTCAAGTCTGCTCCTACATCAACTCTCTACCAG GTGGGCGGGACATATCAGAGGAGTTCCGTTCCCACGAGATTGACGGCCAGGCCCTCCTATTGCTGACAGAGGACCACCTGATGACAGCGATGAACATCAAACTAGGACCCGCCCTCAAACTCTGTGCCCACATCAACTCTCTGAAGGAACCATGA
- the phc3 gene encoding polyhomeotic-like protein 3 isoform X4, with the protein MAAQYLQQMYAAQQQHIILQTAALQQQQPYSSRQSPSLPSAANSTVPQSTGTSITLPASPVTGQLIGHSQSSSSTTGTITQQAMLLGNCSASCNQAQMYLRTQMLILTPAATVAAVQSDLPSVCCSSSQLSTSQVSNLHQGQRSKVHSLAVQAHLPGALATAQSVLLKPFSTQPQTLVSSLPKMSICPLRSSQQSDTSTEASGAKPRLADITRLTSANQLIAPASYTPVQSHAVVRHQLHCPPSHKGAPHQLIIQQTTAGAHRQLHPIALRLAPQDTSPSLFPLTLQPLATPTHTTTTVQSQPGDGLPVLSSSCELPTPPPPQQTVVVSSSAPPPLLCPSLLQPQLHRQPKPPTLRLGPISQASLPRLVQSPPASLQRLSLRSVQALAVQSTGVQVSEQLPVAEAPVQMPFQNHHPPQTFQNLSQTFHNLSPPQTVAVDLKMLPATLRTQTPERREEMREERTTPPPTLSPSACSDRLCKDIQLAFTENCTGRLDFPCVPPPSRSVTHSSQDPSYTSCSPPPLLPSAAVRSPGQSASATLPGSPERAKPLILTHIIEGFVVREALQPFLPICPLMGRSSLGADQQATLPEAREVRTNGDPTPEMRTNKDSAIELRTNGERVPEESLMDAEQPDNDSDMDDTPTQDEPAAESLVDVLQCEFCGKRGYVHTFLRSKRFCSMTCVKRFNVSCTKRLSVLKVDKASRWGHRPMGRRGRPSGRVNGGTREHFLLRQVQGPYGSEETQRTLRGEEEAEDEPPVPMITRLRRQEERERVQEREGEQGRQRKDAFISSGEQTTGGQECSDNPTQWSVGQVCSYINSLPGGRDISEEFRSHEIDGQALLLLTEDHLMTAMNIKLGPALKLCAHINSLKEP; encoded by the exons ATGGCAGCTCAGTACCTGCAGCAGATGTATGCGGCCCAGCAGCAACACATCATCCTGCAGACAGCTGCGCTTCAGCAGCAACAGCCTTACAGTAGCAGACAGTCCCCCTCCTTACCCTCTGCTGCCAACAGCACGGTGCCCCAGTCAACTGGTACCTCT ATCACCCTCCCAGCCTCTCCAGTAACAGGCCAGCTGATTGGTCATTCTCAGAGTTCCAGCTCCACCACAGGCACGATTACCCAGCAGGCCATGCTCCTGGGGAATTGCTCTGCTTCCTGTAACCAAGCCCAGATGTACCTTCGCACCCAGATG TTGATTCTGACCCCTGCGGCCACGGTGGCAGCAGTCCAGTCTGACCTGCCTTCTGTCTGCTGCAGCTCCTCTCAACTCTCCACTTCACAGGTCAGCAACCTCCACCAGGGGCAAAGGTCAAAG gtccACAGCCTTGCTGTGCAGGCCCATCTCCCAGGGGCTTTGGCCACTGCCCAGAGTGTCCTGTTGAAGCCATTCTCCACCCAGCCCCAGACGCTGGTCTCCTCTCTGCCCAAGATGTCCATCTGTCCCCTGAGGTCCAGTCAGCAATCTGACACCTCCACAGAAGCCTCTGGAGCTAAGCCTCGGCTGGCTGACATCACCAGGCTAACATCAGCAAACCAGCTTATCGCGCCTG CGTCGTACACTCCTGTCCAGTCCCATGCTGTGGTCAGGCACCAGCTGCACTGTCCTCCGAGCCATAAGGGGGCACCCCACCAGCTCATCATCCAGCAGACCACAGCAGGAGCCCACCGGCAGCTGCACCCTATCGCACTGCGCCTCGCACCCCAAgacacttccccctctctcttccctcttacCCTCCAGCCCCTGGCCACTCccacccacaccaccaccactgtccaATCCCAGCCTGGCGATGGccttccagtcctctcctcttcctgtgagctgcccaccccaccccctccccagCAGACAGTGGTAGTATCCTCATCAGCCCCTCCACCTCTTCTGTGTCCCAGCCTGCTCCAGCCCCAGCTCCACCGCCAGCCCAAGCCCCCTACCCTGCGTCTTGGCCCCATCTCCCAGGCCTCTCTCCCCAGGCTGGTCCAGTCTCCACCGGCCTCCCTCCAGAGGTTGTCCCTGCGCTCAGTCCAGGCCCTGGCAGTGCAGTCCACGGGGGTTCAGGTGTCGGAGCAACTGCCTGTGGCAGAGGCACCGGTCCAGATGCCTTTTCAGAACCATCACCCCCCCCAGACGTTCCAGAATCTATCCCAGACGTTCCATAATCTctccccaccccagactgtagcTGTGGACCTGAAGATGCTTCCAGCCACCCTACGCACCCAgaccccagagaggagagaggagatgagagaggagaggacgacCCCTCCACCCACACTCTCTCCATCGGCTTGTTCAGACAGACTCTGTAAAGACATACAGCTCGCCTTTACAGAGAACTGCACAG GCAGGTTGGATTTCCCCTGCGTCCCTCCGCCCAGCCGCTCCGTTACCCACTCGTCTCAAGACCCCTCTTACACCAGctgctcccctcctccactcctgccCTCGGCCGCGGTAAGAAGCCCCGGCCAATCCGCCTCAGCCACCCTACCAGGGAGCCCTGAGAGAGCTAAACCTCTCATCCTCACTCACATCATAGAGGGGTTCGTCGTCAGAGAGGCCCTGCAGCCGTTCCTCCCGATATGTCCACTG ATGGGCCGTTCCTCTTTGGGGGCGGACCAGCAGGCCACGCTTCCTGAAGCCCGGGAGGTGAGAACCAATGGGGATCCAACACCTGAGATGAGAACCAATAAGGATTCAGCTATAGAATTGAGAACCAATGGGGAGCGAGTGCCAGAGGAGAGCCTGATGGATGCTGAGCAGCCAGACAATGACTCAGACATGGATGATACCCCCACCCAGGACG AACCTGCTGCTGAGAGCTTGGTAGATGTGCTGCAGTGTGAGTTCTGTGGGAAGAGGGGCTACGTTCACACCTTCCTCCGATCCAAACGATTCTGCTCCATGACCTGTGTCAAGAG GTTCAATGTGAGCTGTACAAAGCGTCTGAGCGTGTTGAAGGTGGACAAGGCCAGTCGTTGGGGCCACAGGCCGATGGGCCGTAGAGGACGTCCCTCGGGGAGGGTCAACGGGGGCACCAGAGAACACTTCCTCCTCAGACAG GTGCAGGGGCCGTACGGCTCTGAAGAGACCCAGAGAACAttgaggggggaagaggaggcTGAGGATGAGCCCCCTGTCCCCATGATCACCAGGCTGCGCcggcaggaagagagggagagggtgcaggagagagagggggagcagggaagACAGAGGAAAGACGCATTCATATCCTCTGGTGAACAGACCACAGGAGGACAAGAATGTAGTGACAATCCAACACAGTGGAGCGTGGGTCAAGTCTGCTCCTACATCAACTCTCTACCAG GTGGGCGGGACATATCAGAGGAGTTCCGTTCCCACGAGATTGACGGCCAGGCCCTCCTATTGCTGACAGAGGACCACCTGATGACAGCGATGAACATCAAACTAGGACCCGCCCTCAAACTCTGTGCCCACATCAACTCTCTGAAGGAACCATGA